A window from Ovis canadensis isolate MfBH-ARS-UI-01 breed Bighorn chromosome 4, ARS-UI_OviCan_v2, whole genome shotgun sequence encodes these proteins:
- the GARIN1A gene encoding Golgi-associated RAB2 interactor protein 1A isoform X1 produces the protein MSKIRGLPPEVREPGPGVELGVEDGLLCQLIHSPEFNLFSDSVVFESIFVQVTKPGNWMDDCEGPTTVILGVTSSVPSLPLPNILLMANITWPQGQFSTWSTPGSAPVITLSRILPLKYVELRIYDRLQRILRVRTVTEKIYYLRLHEKHPETVFQFWIRLVNILQRGLSITTKDPRIRISHCLVPKLPCRSAETSESSLPSSSQPSESSMLLAAEQNSDRFLKLSGTSQLTVPRNTSSATEIENFNFDDNTSLTASSLVISNIPMRATLSHSLWEQENADEYNTQAPVASSLGENFWGP, from the exons ATGAGTAAAATTCGGGGCCTCCCACCTGAGGTCAGGGAACCAGGCCCTGGAGTGGAACTTGGGGTGGAAGATGGCCTCCTTTGTCAACTGATTCATTCTCCAGAATTCAACTTGTTCTCTGACTCAGTGGTGTTTGAAAGCATCTTTGTCCAG GTCACTAAGCCGGGGAACTGGATGGATGACTGTGAAGGGCCAACCACTGTGATCCTTGGGGTGACCTCATCCGTACCCTCCTTGCCACTACCCAACATCCTCCTGATGGCCAACATCACCTGGCCCCAGGGTCAGTTTTCCACCTGGAGCACACCTGGGAGTGCCCCAGTCATCAccctcagcag GATTCTGCCCCTGAAGTACGTGGAACTGCGAATCTACGACCGGCTCCAGCGCATCCTAAGGGTTAGGACAGTGACTGAAAAGATCTACTACCTGAGGCTCCACGAAAAACACCCCGAGACCGTGTTTCAGTTCTGGATCCGTTTGGTGAACATTCTGCAGAGAGGTCTATCCATCACCACCAAAGATCCAAGAATCCGAATCTCTCACTGCCTGGTGCCCAAGTTGCCCTGCCGCTCTGCAGAAACA TCTGAAAGCAGCCTGCCATCATCCTCCCAGCCCAGTGAGAGCTCCATGCTGTTGGCTGCCGAGCAGAACAGTGACCGTTTCTTGAAACTCTCAGGAACTTCCCAGCTCACAGTACCCAG AAACACCAGCAGTGCCACTGAAATAGAGAATTTCAACTTCGACGACAACACATCCTTGACAGCATCATCCCTGGTCATTTCGAATATACCCATGAGAGCCACATTGAGCCACAGTCTCTGGGAACAAGAGAATGCCGATGAGTACAACACGCAGGCTCCTGTAGCCAGTTCCTTAGGAGAGAACTTCTGGGGACCCTAA
- the GARIN1A gene encoding Golgi-associated RAB2 interactor protein 1A isoform X2: protein MDDCEGPTTVILGVTSSVPSLPLPNILLMANITWPQGQFSTWSTPGSAPVITLSRILPLKYVELRIYDRLQRILRVRTVTEKIYYLRLHEKHPETVFQFWIRLVNILQRGLSITTKDPRIRISHCLVPKLPCRSAETSESSLPSSSQPSESSMLLAAEQNSDRFLKLSGTSQLTVPRNTSSATEIENFNFDDNTSLTASSLVISNIPMRATLSHSLWEQENADEYNTQAPVASSLGENFWGP from the exons ATGGATGACTGTGAAGGGCCAACCACTGTGATCCTTGGGGTGACCTCATCCGTACCCTCCTTGCCACTACCCAACATCCTCCTGATGGCCAACATCACCTGGCCCCAGGGTCAGTTTTCCACCTGGAGCACACCTGGGAGTGCCCCAGTCATCAccctcagcag GATTCTGCCCCTGAAGTACGTGGAACTGCGAATCTACGACCGGCTCCAGCGCATCCTAAGGGTTAGGACAGTGACTGAAAAGATCTACTACCTGAGGCTCCACGAAAAACACCCCGAGACCGTGTTTCAGTTCTGGATCCGTTTGGTGAACATTCTGCAGAGAGGTCTATCCATCACCACCAAAGATCCAAGAATCCGAATCTCTCACTGCCTGGTGCCCAAGTTGCCCTGCCGCTCTGCAGAAACA TCTGAAAGCAGCCTGCCATCATCCTCCCAGCCCAGTGAGAGCTCCATGCTGTTGGCTGCCGAGCAGAACAGTGACCGTTTCTTGAAACTCTCAGGAACTTCCCAGCTCACAGTACCCAG AAACACCAGCAGTGCCACTGAAATAGAGAATTTCAACTTCGACGACAACACATCCTTGACAGCATCATCCCTGGTCATTTCGAATATACCCATGAGAGCCACATTGAGCCACAGTCTCTGGGAACAAGAGAATGCCGATGAGTACAACACGCAGGCTCCTGTAGCCAGTTCCTTAGGAGAGAACTTCTGGGGACCCTAA